A window from candidate division WOR-3 bacterium encodes these proteins:
- a CDS encoding reverse transcriptase N-terminal domain-containing protein, translated as MSKTQQKLMVEWNDIPWKSVQRKVFKLQKRIYRATVRGNYVLAKGLQKLLLKSYYAVRFVHAESGGKQPEACAW; from the coding sequence ATGTCCAAAACACAACAAAAGTTGATGGTGGAATGGAATGACATCCCCTGGAAATCAGTACAGCGGAAGGTCTTCAAGTTGCAAAAGCGAATCTACAGAGCGACTGTAAGGGGCAACTATGTCTTAGCCAAAGGGCTTCAGAAACTTCTGTTAAAGTCATACTACGCCGTGCGATTCGTTCATGCGGAAAGTGGAGGGAAACAACCCGAAGCGTGCGCGTGGTAA
- a CDS encoding glycosyltransferase family 4 protein, which translates to MNPLLLCRSDLEFGAERAAYRLHRGLQDIGVPSKMLVQNQLTADSSVIGPQGNLTKKLINFRETLDALPVKFYRQRPETMFWPGWFPDRIQSQVAKLAADVVNIHWICRGYLQIETLAKLHKPIVWTFHDMWGFTGGCNYTEDCERYKVACGNCPQLGSTKEQDLSRWVWQRKAKSWKNLNFAVVTPSKWLAEETKASGLFKNVLQDVRVEVIPYGIDLEQYQPFDRSIARKILRLPENKQLVLFGAMNATGDRRKGFHMLQPALKSLSQTKWQDKIDLVVFGSSRPTNEPDLGFKSHYLGKLGDDISLALVYAAADVFVAPSVQDNLPNTVIEAIACGTPCVAFNIGGMPDIIDHQQNGYLASAYNIEELARGIAWVLEDRERHQQLCHQARSKAEQEFTQELQARRYLSLFTEMVAGERTNR; encoded by the coding sequence ATGAATCCTTTACTTTTATGCAGATCAGATTTAGAATTTGGGGCTGAGCGTGCCGCTTATCGATTACATCGCGGGTTACAAGACATTGGCGTCCCATCCAAGATGCTGGTACAAAATCAACTGACTGCGGATAGTTCAGTGATCGGTCCTCAAGGGAATTTAACCAAAAAACTGATTAATTTTAGAGAAACCCTTGATGCTTTGCCAGTCAAGTTTTATCGTCAGCGACCAGAAACCATGTTTTGGCCCGGTTGGTTTCCCGACCGGATTCAGTCTCAGGTGGCCAAATTAGCCGCAGATGTGGTAAATATTCATTGGATTTGTCGCGGATATTTGCAAATTGAAACGTTGGCAAAGTTGCATAAACCCATTGTTTGGACGTTCCACGATATGTGGGGATTTACTGGGGGATGTAATTATACCGAAGATTGCGAGCGCTACAAGGTTGCGTGTGGCAATTGCCCTCAACTCGGTAGTACCAAAGAGCAGGATCTCTCCCGTTGGGTCTGGCAACGCAAAGCCAAATCCTGGAAAAATCTCAATTTCGCAGTGGTGACACCCAGCAAATGGCTGGCAGAGGAAACTAAAGCCAGTGGTTTGTTTAAAAATGTCCTGCAAGATGTCCGAGTAGAAGTGATTCCCTATGGGATTGATCTGGAACAATATCAACCATTTGATCGATCAATTGCTCGGAAAATTCTGCGATTACCGGAAAATAAACAATTAGTCTTGTTTGGGGCAATGAATGCCACCGGCGATCGCCGCAAAGGATTTCATATGCTACAACCGGCTTTAAAAAGCCTGAGTCAAACTAAATGGCAAGATAAAATAGACCTAGTGGTGTTTGGATCATCTCGACCTACTAATGAACCGGATTTAGGTTTTAAATCCCATTACTTGGGTAAATTAGGAGATGATATCTCTCTGGCATTGGTTTATGCTGCGGCTGATGTATTTGTAGCCCCATCGGTACAGGATAATCTCCCCAATACCGTGATAGAGGCAATCGCCTGTGGGACTCCTTGTGTGGCTTTCAACATCGGGGGAATGCCAGATATAATCGACCACCAACAAAATGGCTATCTGGCTTCGGCTTATAATATTGAAGAGTTAGCCCGTGGTATTGCATGGGTACTGGAAGACCGCGAGCGGCATCAGCAACTCTGCCATCAAGCCCGTTCCAAAGCGGAACAAGAATTTACCCAGGAACTCCAAGCCCGTCGTTACTTGTCTCTGTTTACAGAAATGGTAGCGGGCGAGCGCACAAATCGCTAA